One part of the Arabidopsis thaliana chromosome 4, partial sequence genome encodes these proteins:
- the LCR23 gene encoding low-molecular-weight cysteine-rich 23 (low-molecular-weight cysteine-rich 23 (LCR23); LOCATED IN: endomembrane system; CONTAINS InterPro DOMAIN/s: S locus-related glycoprotein 1 binding pollen coat (InterPro:IPR010851); BEST Arabidopsis thaliana protein match is: low-molecular-weight cysteine-rich 35 (TAIR:AT2G22121.1); Has 35333 Blast hits to 34131 proteins in 2444 species: Archae - 798; Bacteria - 22429; Metazoa - 974; Fungi - 991; Plants - 531; Viruses - 0; Other Eukaryotes - 9610 (source: NCBI BLink).), which yields MANISWSHFLILMLVFSVVKKGKGDQTDKYCTIIIDPRTPCDLVDCRLSCYTGYNGVGKCIASKASRTPNCVCTYNC from the exons ATGGCCAACATATCATGGTCtcattttcttatactcaTGCTTGTGTTCTCAG tGGTTAAGAAGGGTAAGGGAGATCAGACTGATAAGTATTGTACTATAATCATTGATCCAAGAACTCCATGTGACCTTGTTGATTGTCGCCTAAGCTGCTATACGGGGTACAATGGAGTTGGGAAATGTATTGCATCCAAAGCTAGTAGAACTCCTAATTGTGTGTGTACTTATAATTGTTAA
- the LCR22 gene encoding low-molecular-weight cysteine-rich 22 (low-molecular-weight cysteine-rich 22 (LCR22); LOCATED IN: endomembrane system; CONTAINS InterPro DOMAIN/s: S locus-related glycoprotein 1 binding pollen coat (InterPro:IPR010851); BEST Arabidopsis thaliana protein match is: low-molecular-weight cysteine-rich 21 (TAIR:AT4G29283.1); Has 68 Blast hits to 68 proteins in 4 species: Archae - 0; Bacteria - 0; Metazoa - 0; Fungi - 0; Plants - 68; Viruses - 0; Other Eukaryotes - 0 (source: NCBI BLink).) has product MAKISCSSFFVLMLVFSVFSLVEKAKGDERCTIIIHPGSPCDPSDCVQYCYAEYNGVGKCIASKPGRSANCMCTYNC; this is encoded by the exons ATGGCTAAGATatcatgttcttctttcttcgtaCTCATGCTAGTGTTTTCAG ttttttcatTGGTTGAGAAGGCTAAAGGAGATGAACGTTGTACCATAATCATTCATCCAGGATCTCCATGTGACCCTTCTGATTGTGTTCAGTACTGCTATGCGGAGTACAATGGAGTTGGAAAATGTATTGCATCCAAACCTGGTAGAAGTGCTAATTGTATGTGTACTTATAATTGTTAA